A genomic stretch from Microtus pennsylvanicus isolate mMicPen1 chromosome 9, mMicPen1.hap1, whole genome shotgun sequence includes:
- the Ushbp1 gene encoding harmonin-binding protein USHBP1: MSARATRPRSRRGRHPPPGELDPVAESSEEAEATSGRFEAKLGLLPEHLSPDLQRPGSRPEDDYCVGSHGALALKPEEGCKAEVESPQSPQAATPDTGPVEPSVASVFQTLHSRLSSLEATVAAWRHHSLSFARPAEGEDSCQGAPGSFGEEEAGSGQQEAARLIERNAWLRLALGSREEELVCAQASLQDARAEKETLQRQVQELEDSLMQLEASLPTPLLRAGCTNSSNSSSSGAEGQPWAPQDSPLAHPLLQRLRSDSSTHIFECLSTQPSAPEMHLMEDQMGQLQGSIEKLKCFNRLLLAVLQGHKGRCESLSMQLGQREAEATALRLALQYSEDCEEAYGVLLTLRTAGAGAGATKSDLQAAETEASRLLVEKEAAMDGEIPWPSPEGSSVDKPTPQELVAQLHGYIQHLRERWALVKIPPALSPDTTPWPTMPHTEATVQAILEIQPGPALPRLEKSQIQQDLAATRDSLADLVLRLQLSRREKRGLELRESALRAQGPAHLLLLQQLRWERTHLAGDGSRGGSSEDPSSEDEDDEDGRQHYQGPPALPDGQTGRAWNSETLSQKLSASLARTAGLQEQLRSLRQQLEQVTQKGRTRRAQSAELNRELCKAHSSLVLAFRGAHQKQEEQRRKLEQQIARMQAQQAEELTVLAATARALEKPRTPQPGQTFL; encoded by the exons ATGAGTGCCCGGGCCACACGGCCCCGAAGTCGCCGAGGGAGGCATCCTCCACCC GGGGAGCTGGATCCAGTGGCTGAGAgttcagaggaggcagaggccaccAGTGGGAGATTCGAAGCCAAACTCGGGCTGCTTCCGGAACACCTTAGTCCTGACCTGCAGAGACCCGGGAGCCG GCCTGAGGATGATTATTGTGTGGGATCCCATGGGGCCCTAGCCTTGAAGCCAGAAGAAGGGTGCAAGGCTGAGGTGGAAAGCCCCCAGAGCCCGCAGGCAGCCACCCCGGATACTGGCCCTGTTGAGCCGTCAGTAGCCAGCGTGTTCCAGACCCTGCACAGCAGGCTGAGCTCCCTTGAGGCCACCGTGGCCGCCTGGCGCCACCACTCCCTAAGCTTTGCAAGGCCAGCGGAAGGAGAAGACAGTTGCCAGGGGGCACCTGGGTCCTTTGGTGAGGAAGAAGCCGGATCTGGACAGCAGGAGGCAGCTCGCCTCATAGAGAGGAACGcctggctcaggctggccctggGCAGCCGGGAGGAGGAGTTGGTTTGCGCTCAAGCCTCCCTGCAGGATGCCCGGGCAGAGAAGGAGACCCTGCAGAGACAG GTGCAGGAGCTGGAGGATTCCCTGATGCAGCTGGAGGCTTCCCTGCCCACCCCCCTCCTCAGAGCAGGGTGTACAAACAGCAGCAACTCCAGCAGTTCTGGGGCAGAAGGGCAGCCCTGGGCACCTCAG GATTCCCCCTTGGCTCACCCTCTTCTCCAACGCCTCCGGAGTGACTCCAGCACCCATATCTTTGAGTGCCTTTCCACACAGCCTTCAGCCCCCGAGATGCACCTCATGGAGGACCAGATGGGGCAGCTCCAAGG aagcattgAGAAGTTGAAGTGCTTCAACCGCCTTCTTCTGGCTGTGCTCCAGGGTCACAAGGGCCGCTGTGAGAGCCTTAGTATGCAGCTGGGTCAGCGGGAGGCTGAGGCCACGGCCCTGCGCCTGGCCCTGCAATACAG CGAGGATTGTGAGGAGGCATATGGAGTGCTGCTCACTCTGAGgactgctggagctggagctggagccacCAAAAGTGACCTGCAGGCTGCGGAGACAGAGGCATCTAGGCTGCTGGTGGAGAAGGAAGCCGCTATGGATGGAGAGATACCCTGGCCCAG ccCTGAGGGCAGCAGTGTGGACAAGCCTACACCACAGGAACTGGTTGCTCAGCTCCATGGCTATATCCAGCATCTCCGGGAACGCTGGGCTCTGGTGAAGATCCCCCCAGCGCTCAGCCCTGACACCACACCCTGGCCCACTATGCCCCACACAGAAGCAACAGTGCAGGCCATTCTGGAAATACAGCCTGGCCCAGCCCTGCCCCGGCTAGAGAAGTCTCAGATCCAGCAGGACCTGGCGGCTACTCGG GACAGTCTGGCGGACTTGGTGCTGCGGCTGCAGCTGTCCCGGAGAGAGAAGCGCGGGCTAGAGCTGCGGGAGTCGGCGCTGAGGGCCCAGGGCCCCGCCCACCTGCTGCTACTGCAGCAGCTTCGCTGGGAGCGGACTCACCTGGCTGGAGATGGCAGCAGAGGAGGCAGCAGCGAGGACCCGAGCAGCGAAGATGAGGACGATGAGGATGGACGGCAACACTACCAG GGCCCTCCTGCCCTCCCCGATGGCCAGACGGGCAGAGCATGGAATTCTGAGACCTTATCCCAGAAACTGTCAGCATCCCTTGCCCG GACAGCGGGCCTTCAGGAACAGCTGCGATCCCTGCGGCAGCAGCTGGAACAGGTGACTCAGAAGGGCAGAACCAGACGTgctcagagtgcagagctgaACCGAGAGCTGTGCAAGGCTCACAG CTCCCTGGTCTTGGCCTTCAGAGGAGCCCaccagaagcaggaagagcagcGCCGGAAGTTGGAGCAGCAGATTGCTCGGATGCAGGCCCAGCAGGCAGAGGAGCTGACGGTGCTGGCAGCCACCGCCAGAGCCCTGGAGAAGCCCAGGACTCCACAGCCAGGCCAGACTTTCCTGTAG